In Populus alba chromosome 1, ASM523922v2, whole genome shotgun sequence, a single window of DNA contains:
- the LOC118053909 gene encoding UDP-glycosyltransferase 91A1, with protein sequence MADDSKLHIAMFPWLAFGHMIPYLELAKLIAQKGHKITFISTSRNIDRLPKLPPYLSPLINFVKLPLPHAAHLLEGDEATTDVPYNKVQYLKVAFDGLKEPMTRFLATSHDIDYLLYDFAPYWLPEIATGLGIPNAFFSIFLGAAVCFIKPASSIEDRTEPEHFTVPPKSIPFPTTVRFKLFEILRIFDSITGDASDVSDSYRLQEVLRCCQMVAIRSCMEFEPEWLHLFQELIGKPVIPVGLLAPTEDDAVRDEGSGMWKSMKDWLDKQEKGSVVYVAFGSEAKPSQVELTEIALGLELSGLPFFWALRTRRGLTDNEVIKLPEGFEDRTRGRGLVFTSWVPQLKILAHDSVGGFLTHSGLSSLVEALQHERALILLSFLAEQGLNSRVFEEKKIGYPIPRDEFDGSFTRDSVAESLRLVMVKEEGKIYREKAKEMKGLFGNKDIQDQYVVNFLRYIMSHRRRLVTGAPA encoded by the coding sequence ATGGCGGACGACTCTAAGCTTCATATTGCCATGTTTCCATGGCTAGCCTTTGGTCACATGATCCCATACTTGGAGCTAGCCAAACTCATAGCTCAAAAAGGACACAAAATCACATTCATCTCCACTTCTCGAAACATTGATCGCCTCCCAAAACTCCCTCCATATTTATCCCCTCTGATAAATTTCGTTAAACTCCCACTGCCTCATGCAGCCCATCTCCTCGAAGGCGATGAAGCCACCACCGATGTCCCATACAACAAGGTCCAATACCTTAAAGTAGCCTTCGATGGTCTTAAAGAGCCCATGACCaggtttcttgcaacttctcaTGATATCGATTATCTTCTTTATGATTTTGCACCTTACTGGCTTCCAGAGATAGCCACCGGTCTTGGCATTCCAAACGCATTCTTCAGTATATTTTTGGGTGCCGCAGTGTGTTTTATCAAACCAGCATCTTCGATCGAGGATCGCACAGAACCTGAACATTTTACCGTCCCTCCAAAGTCGATTCCATTTCCTACCACGGTTAGGTTCAAATTATTCGAGATCTTGAGGATCTTTGACTCCATAACAGGTGATGCATCCGACGTTTCAGATAGTTACCGCCTGCAAGAGGTGCTCAGATGCTGCCAGATGGTGGCTATAAGGAGCTGCATGGAGTTTGAACCTGAATGGTTGCACTTATTTCAAGAGCTTATAGGGAAACCAGTTATACCAGTCGGTCTTCTTGCCCCTACCGAGGATGATGCCGTCCGAGATGAAGGTAGTGGCATGTGGAAGTCAATGAAAGATTGGCTAGACAAGCAAGAAAAAGGATCGGTGGTTTATGTAGCTTTTGGAAGTGAAGCAAAACCTAGTCAAGTTGAGCTCACCGAGATAGCTCTAGGGCTAGAGTTATCCGGGCTGCCATTCTTTTGGGCGCTGAGGACTCGTCGAGGCTTAACTGACAATGAAGTGATTAAGCTACCGGAAGGGTTTGAGGATCGAACCAGAGGGCGAGGTTTGGTGTTCACTAGCTGGGTTCCTCAGCTCAAGATCTTAGCTCATGACTCGGTTGGTGGGTTCTTGACTCACTCTGGTTTGAGTTCTTTGGTGGAAGCACTTCAACATGAGAGAGCTCTTATACTCTTGTCATTCTTGGCTGAACAAGGGTTAAACTCAAGGGTTTTCGAAGAGAAGAAAATAGGCTATCCAATACCACGAGATGAGTTTGATGGATCGTTCACGAGAGACTCGGTAGCTGAGTCGTTGAGATTGGTAATGGTGAAGGAAGAGGGAAAGATCTACAGAGAGAAGGCTAAGGAGATGAAAGGGTTGTTTGGAAACAAGGATATACAAGACCAATACGTGGTCAACTTCTTACGTTACATCATGAGCCATAGACGACGTCTCGTGACCGGAGCTCCAGCGTGA